In Sciurus carolinensis chromosome 17, mSciCar1.2, whole genome shotgun sequence, one genomic interval encodes:
- the Znrf4 gene encoding LOW QUALITY PROTEIN: E3 ubiquitin-protein ligase ZNRF4 (The sequence of the model RefSeq protein was modified relative to this genomic sequence to represent the inferred CDS: inserted 2 bases in 1 codon), with product MSQRLEASRTLRAPGLSVIGQRAGWGXGRPETRLLRHHGGQAASGSRLCLGPARPRTAPRRQPPPAHLPSLPGPGAPGRPQRCPRASWSPPSLGGPNPERPQQRAAMGRPGPLAVRAALILSLLLVPSQAVVRAVLEGNASSVDFADLPALFGVPLAPGGVRGYLMEAKPANACHPIEGPRPGNRSLGAIALIRRYDCTFDLKVLNAQRAGFEAAIVHNVRSDDLVRMAHVYEELRRQIAIPSVFVGEAASQDLRVMVRCDKSAHVLLLPDAPPCPDLDCHPVLAASWVLGRTLALLASTCFILRRLWLWIRGWWPRVPPAKAQACQKAQVRTFTRSNDLCAICLDEYEEGDRLKILPCSHAYHCKCIGPWFSQAARRSCPVCKQSVASTEDGSDSTVESFGDEDASLPGHQPPIWAIQARLRSRRLELLARASPSRHCSTTSLGAVDTGVPSDRSPEPS from the exons ATGTCACAGAGGCTGGAGGCCTCTAGAACCCTGAGGGCTCCTGGGCTCAGTGTCATCGGGCAGAGGGCTGGCTGGGG TGGACGCCCTGAGACCAGGCTGCTGAGACACCATGGGGGCCAGGCTGCCAGCGGGAGCCGCCTCTGCCTAGGGCCCGCCCGCCCCCGCACCGCGCCCCGCCGCCAGCCCCCTCCAgctcacctcccttcccttcccggCCCAGGAGCCCCTGGGAGGCCCCAGAGATGCCCCAGGGCCTCCTGGAGTCCGCCGTCCCTGGGGGGACCTAACCCGGAGAGGCCGCAGCAGCGGGCTGCCATGGGGCGGCCGGGCCCGCTGGCCGTCAGGGCCGCGCTGATCCTGTCCCTGCTCCTGGTGCCCTCGCAGGCGGTGGTGCGGGCCGTGCTGGAGGGCAACGCCAGCTCGGTGGACTTCGCAGACCTGCCCGCCTTGTTCGGGGTGCCCCTGGCGCCGGGTGGCGTGCGGGGCTACCTGATGGAAGCCAAGCCGGCCAACGCCTGCCACCCCATCGAGGGCCCGCGGCCCGGCAACCGCTCCCTGGGCGCCATCGCGCTGATCCGCCGCTACGACTGCACCTTCGACCTCAAGGTCCTGAACGCGCAGCGCGCCGGCTTCGAGGCTGCCATCGTGCACAACGTGCGCTCCGACGACCTGGTGCGCATGGCCCACGTCTACGAGGAGCTGCGGCGCCAGATCGCCATCCCCTCGGTGTTCGTGGGCGAGGCCGCCTCGCAGGACCTGCGGGTCATGGTGCGCTGCGACAAGTCCGCCCACGTCCTGCTGCTGCCCGACGCGCCGCCCTGCCCCGACCTGGACTGCCACCCCGTGCTGGCCGCGTCCTGGGTGCTGGGCCGCACCCTGGCCCTGTTGGCCTCCACCTGCTTCATCCTGCGCCGCCTGTGGCTCTGGATCCGGGGCTGGTGGCCGCGGGTGCCGCCCGCCAAGGCGCAGGCCTGCCAGAAGGCGCAGGTGCGCACCTTCACGCGCAGCAACGACCTGTGCGCCATCTGCCTGGACGAGTACGAGGAGGGCGACCGGCTCAAGATCCTGCCCTGCTCGCACGCCTACCACTGCAAGTGCATCGGGCCCTGGTTCTCCCAGGCCGCCCGGCGCTCCTGCCCCGTGTGCAAGCAGTCGGTGGCCAGCACCGAGGACGGCTCCGACTCCACGGTCGAGAGCTTCGGCGACGAGGACGCGTCCCTGCCCGGCCACCAGCCGCCCATCTGGGCCATCCAGGCCCGGCTGCGCTCCCGGAGGCTGGAGCTGCTGGCCCGAGCCAGCCCCAGCCGCCACTGCAGCACCACGTCCCTGGGGGCGGTGGACACCGGCGTGCCCTCCGACAGGTCCCCGGAACCCTCCTGA